In Rissa tridactyla isolate bRisTri1 chromosome 2, bRisTri1.patW.cur.20221130, whole genome shotgun sequence, a single window of DNA contains:
- the CYRIB gene encoding CYFIP-related Rac1 interactor B, whose product MGNLLKVLTCTDLEQGPNFFLDFENAQPTESEKEIYNQVNVVLKDAEGILEDLQSYRGAGHEIREAIQHPNDEKLQEKAWGAVVPLVGKLKKFYEFSQRLEAGLRGLLGALTSTPYSPTQHLEREQALAKQFAEILHFTLRFDELKMTNPAIQNDFSYYRRTLSRMRINNVPAEGENEVNNELANRMSLFYAEATPMLKTLSDATTKFVSENKNLPIENTTDCLSTMASVCRVMLETPEYRSRFTNEETVSFCLRVMVGVIILYDHVHPVGAFAKTSKIDMKGCIKVLKDQPPNSVEGLLNALRYTTKHLNDETTSKQIKSMLQ is encoded by the exons ATGGGGAACCTTCTAAAAGTTTTGACATGCACAGACCTTGAGCAGGGGCCaaattttttccttgattttgaaA ATGCCCAACCTACAGAATCTGAAAAGGAAATTTATAATCAGGTGAATGTAGTGTTAAAGGATGCAGAAGGAATACTGGAAGACTTGCAGTCATATAGAGGAGCTGGCCATGAAATACGAGAG GCAATACAGCATCCCAATGATGAGAAGCTGCAAGAGAAGGCATGGGGTGCAGTCGTTCCACTAGTAGGCAAACTAAAGAAATTCTATGAATTTTCTCAAAGACTAG AGGCAGGATTGCGAGGTCTGTTGGGAGCCCTGACGAGCACTCCGTATTCACCAACGCAACACCTGGAGCGAGAGCAGGCTCTTGCTAAGCAGTTTGCAGAAATTCTTCACTTTACACTCCGCTTTGATGAGCTCAAG ATGACAAATCCTGCTATACAGAATGACTTCAGCTACTATAGAAGAACTCTGAGCCGTATGAGGATTAACAATGTCCCA gcagagggagaaaatgaagtaaataatGAGTTGGCAAACagaatgtctttattttatgCTGAAGCAACGCCAATGTTGAAAACCTTAAGTGATGCTACAACAAAGTTTGTGTCAGAG aataaaaatttACCGATAGAGAATACTACAGATTGCTTAAGCACCATGGCTAGTGTGTGCAGGGTCATGCTGGAAACCCC tgaatATAGAAGCAGGTTTACAAATGAGGAAACAGTATCATTCTGTCTGAGGGTAATGGTGGGTGTCATCATACTCTATGACCACGTGCATCCGGTGGGCGCTTTTGCCAAAACTTCAAAAATCGAT ATGAAAGGATGCATCAAAGTTCTTAAAGACCAGCCTCCTAACAGTGTAGAAGGCCTTCTAAATGCTCTCAG gTACACAACAAAGCATTTGAATGATGAGACTACCTCCAAGCAAATTAAATCCATGTTGCAATAA